A single genomic interval of Meiothermus sp. CFH 77666 harbors:
- a CDS encoding GNAT family N-acetyltransferase, which yields MSLRLDVFSGAEVAPFIPELARLRMTVFREWPYLYEGSLEYEEHYLAKFLEWPESTLVVVRDGERVVGASTALPLAQAEAEFQEPFVKAGLNPAEWYYFGESVLEAAYRGQGLGVAFFHHREARALQFGYRLVTFCAVERPANHPLKPSDYVPLDAFWQRRGFTKRPDLVCHFSWQDLGQAQASAKPMVFWVKAL from the coding sequence ATGAGCCTGCGCCTAGACGTTTTCTCCGGTGCCGAGGTGGCGCCTTTCATCCCGGAGCTGGCCCGATTGCGGATGACGGTTTTTCGGGAGTGGCCTTATCTGTACGAGGGGAGCCTCGAGTACGAGGAGCACTACCTGGCCAAGTTTCTGGAGTGGCCAGAGAGCACCCTGGTGGTGGTGCGCGATGGCGAACGGGTGGTGGGGGCTTCCACCGCTTTGCCCCTGGCCCAAGCCGAGGCCGAGTTTCAGGAACCCTTCGTGAAGGCCGGGCTCAACCCCGCCGAGTGGTACTACTTTGGGGAGTCGGTGCTGGAAGCGGCCTACCGGGGGCAAGGGCTGGGGGTAGCCTTTTTCCATCACCGGGAGGCCAGGGCCCTACAGTTCGGCTACCGGCTGGTCACGTTCTGTGCCGTTGAACGCCCGGCGAACCACCCCCTCAAGCCTTCCGACTATGTACCGCTGGATGCCTTCTGGCAGCGGCGCGGGTTTACCAAGCGCCCCGACCTGGTTTGTCATTTTTCCTGGCAAGACCTGGGCCAGGCCCAGGCGTCCGCCAAACCGATGGTGTTCTGGGTCAAGGCGCTCTAA
- a CDS encoding rhodanese-like domain-containing protein: MILSATPPPDALLIDSRSPAEYAQGHLEGALNVDLSGFRGRLRTEEEFRQLEQTLADLNGRLGAGPQRPVVVYDTGLNTRLTKTAFMLALGGLEVYLWPQGWEGQATSQASVQPREGEPWARLNRDILLTADEIMQNPGGLLLDVREPHEFAAVRIPGAKNIPLGAFGPDNAEALGLTPGQAVGVHCRSGARSATAFWLLRQQGVLARNYLGSMLEWEAEADLPVERGT; the protein is encoded by the coding sequence ATGATTCTGAGTGCCACCCCACCCCCTGATGCCTTGCTGATTGATAGCCGCTCCCCCGCCGAGTATGCCCAGGGGCACCTGGAAGGTGCGCTCAACGTGGATCTATCGGGTTTTCGGGGGCGCTTGCGAACCGAGGAGGAGTTTCGGCAGCTCGAGCAAACCCTGGCCGACCTCAACGGGCGCCTTGGGGCGGGCCCCCAGAGGCCGGTGGTGGTCTACGACACGGGCCTTAATACCCGCCTGACCAAGACCGCCTTCATGCTGGCCCTGGGCGGTCTGGAGGTGTACTTGTGGCCGCAGGGTTGGGAAGGCCAGGCCACCAGCCAGGCCTCGGTTCAGCCTCGTGAGGGTGAACCCTGGGCCAGGCTCAACCGCGACATTCTCCTCACCGCCGATGAAATCATGCAGAATCCAGGAGGGTTGTTGCTGGACGTGCGCGAACCCCACGAGTTCGCCGCCGTCCGCATTCCCGGCGCGAAAAACATTCCCCTGGGGGCTTTCGGGCCGGATAATGCCGAGGCCCTGGGTCTGACACCTGGCCAGGCAGTGGGGGTTCACTGCCGCAGTGGCGCCCGCAGCGCCACGGCTTTCTGGCTGCTGCGGCAGCAGGGGGTGCTGGCCCGCAACTACCTGGGCAGCATGCTCGAGTGGGAAGCCGAGGCCGACCTGCCGGTGGAGCGGGGAACCTAA
- a CDS encoding MBL fold metallo-hydrolase, giving the protein MKVHGLSVGPLQENTYLLVGESGRGAIVDPGDEPERILAEVRRVGLRPEAILLTHAHFDHVGAVAPLVEALKLPVYLHPGDLALYQNAAQNAARWGLSIPQPPEPVEPLAEGQQLDLGLGLSVLFLPGHAPGHVAFYAPGHLVSGDVLFRGGIGRYDLPGSDPQALFASLQKLKKLPPQTVVYPGHGPLTTLAEEMAHNPYLAG; this is encoded by the coding sequence ATGAAGGTACATGGTCTCAGCGTGGGCCCCTTACAAGAAAACACCTACTTGCTGGTGGGCGAGAGCGGACGGGGGGCCATAGTGGACCCTGGCGACGAGCCGGAGCGCATCCTGGCCGAGGTGCGCCGGGTGGGCCTGCGCCCGGAGGCCATCCTGCTGACCCACGCCCACTTCGACCATGTGGGGGCAGTGGCGCCCCTGGTGGAGGCCCTGAAGCTGCCAGTTTACCTGCATCCAGGCGACCTGGCCCTCTACCAGAACGCGGCTCAGAATGCGGCCCGCTGGGGCCTGTCCATTCCCCAGCCGCCCGAGCCTGTGGAGCCCCTGGCCGAGGGGCAGCAACTGGATTTGGGTCTGGGCCTATCCGTGCTATTCCTGCCCGGCCATGCGCCGGGGCATGTGGCTTTTTACGCCCCCGGCCACCTGGTGAGCGGGGATGTGCTCTTTCGGGGCGGTATTGGCCGCTACGACCTGCCGGGCAGCGATCCCCAGGCCCTGTTTGCCTCGCTGCAAAAACTGAAGAAGCTGCCCCCCCAGACGGTGGTCTACCCCGGTCATGGCCCCCTCACGACCCTTGCCGAAGAAATGGCCCATAATCCCTATCTTGCGGGCTAA
- a CDS encoding C4-type zinc ribbon domain-containing protein translates to MSDPLAELNRLQERDLELDQIREDQSRIPEELAQARAHFRALENQLAGVQDQLREVRLAYHKADLELQDLKNKREKAKAAQAQATGVKEQTQYSEQIRQLSGLIEDLEGSKEVAGQMMPLMEQMDKLEKELAEIKAQVDEARPRLEALEAANQQRVSDLEATYQSKKADRDQLAATIPAPIVKEYESIRKARKGTGLARMTKTSNGYRCTACNVQLPMHVAQQIHQAQKVVRCPSCGRILWKGE, encoded by the coding sequence GTGAGTGACCCGCTGGCCGAGTTGAACCGCCTACAGGAACGCGACCTCGAGCTTGACCAGATTCGCGAAGATCAGTCCCGCATTCCCGAGGAGCTCGCGCAGGCCCGCGCACACTTCAGGGCATTGGAGAACCAACTTGCCGGCGTGCAAGACCAGTTGCGCGAGGTGCGCCTGGCCTACCACAAGGCCGACCTCGAGCTACAAGACCTCAAGAACAAGCGTGAAAAAGCCAAGGCGGCCCAGGCCCAGGCCACCGGGGTCAAGGAGCAGACCCAGTACAGTGAACAAATTCGCCAGCTCTCGGGCCTGATCGAAGACCTCGAGGGCAGCAAAGAAGTGGCCGGCCAGATGATGCCCCTGATGGAACAGATGGATAAGCTTGAAAAAGAACTGGCCGAGATAAAAGCCCAGGTAGACGAGGCCAGGCCCAGGCTCGAGGCGCTGGAGGCCGCCAACCAGCAGCGAGTAAGCGACCTCGAGGCCACCTATCAGTCCAAAAAAGCCGACCGCGACCAGTTGGCTGCTACCATTCCCGCACCCATCGTCAAGGAGTATGAGTCCATCCGCAAGGCCCGCAAAGGCACCGGCCTGGCCAGAATGACCAAAACCAGCAACGGTTACCGCTGTACGGCCTGCAACGTCCAGCTCCCCATGCACGTGGCCCAGCAAATCCACCAGGCCCAGAAGGTGGTGCGCTGCCCCTCCTGTGGGCGCATCCTCTGGAAAGGGGAGTAG
- a CDS encoding 8-oxo-dGTP diphosphatase: protein MPYTPILATLGYVLSPDGQQVLLIHRNARPDDPAFGKYNGLGGKLEPTEDVAAGMRREIREEAGLEALQLTLRGTLSWPGFGKNGEDWFGFIFVIPLWSGTPLQTNHEGCLEWVPLEKVVRLELPMWPGDKHFLPLVFDADPRPFHGVMPYSDGQPVAWSFSR, encoded by the coding sequence GTGCCCTATACCCCCATTCTGGCTACCCTTGGCTATGTGCTTTCGCCCGACGGCCAACAGGTTTTGCTGATTCACCGCAACGCCCGCCCCGACGACCCGGCTTTTGGCAAGTACAACGGGCTGGGGGGCAAGCTCGAGCCGACCGAAGACGTGGCCGCCGGTATGCGGCGGGAAATCCGGGAAGAAGCGGGCCTCGAGGCGCTCCAGCTCACCCTGCGGGGAACCCTCTCCTGGCCGGGTTTTGGCAAAAACGGCGAGGACTGGTTTGGCTTTATTTTTGTAATTCCCCTGTGGTCGGGCACCCCGCTCCAGACCAACCATGAGGGGTGCTTGGAATGGGTTCCCCTGGAAAAAGTAGTCCGACTCGAGCTACCCATGTGGCCCGGCGATAAACACTTTTTGCCCCTGGTGTTTGATGCCGACCCGCGCCCCTTCCACGGGGTAATGCCTTATTCGGACGGCCAGCCGGTAGCGTGGTCGTTCAGCCGCTGA